The following are from one region of the Leucobacter sp. Psy1 genome:
- a CDS encoding ParA family protein, whose protein sequence is MATNAAKPGPTGRPDRFIPVPPKLDRHGPARIIAMCNQKGGVGKTTSTINLAAALARYGRRVLAVDFDPQGALSAGLGVPAHDVPTIYDLMLGKEKDPRDVVQHTDTPRLDVIPANIDLSAAEVHLVTEVAREQILAGVLRKLAPDYDVILVDCQPSLGLLTVNALTASHGVLIPLACEYFALRGVALLIETIDKVRDRLNPMLELDGIVATMYDPRTLHAREVLERVVDTFGDKVFDTVIGRTVKLPDAQIAAKSVLDYAPSNSAAEAYLRLSRELVERKLCA, encoded by the coding sequence GTGGCGACCAACGCGGCGAAACCCGGCCCGACGGGGCGACCCGACCGATTCATCCCGGTTCCGCCGAAGCTCGACCGTCACGGGCCCGCGCGCATCATCGCGATGTGCAACCAGAAGGGCGGCGTCGGCAAGACGACGAGCACCATCAACCTCGCTGCCGCTCTCGCGCGCTACGGTCGTCGCGTCCTCGCCGTCGACTTCGATCCGCAGGGCGCGCTGTCCGCTGGACTCGGGGTGCCAGCGCACGACGTACCCACCATCTACGACCTCATGCTCGGCAAGGAGAAGGACCCGCGCGACGTGGTCCAGCACACCGATACGCCGCGTCTCGACGTGATTCCGGCGAACATCGATCTCTCGGCCGCCGAAGTGCACCTCGTGACCGAGGTCGCGCGCGAGCAGATCCTTGCCGGTGTGCTGCGGAAGCTCGCGCCCGATTACGACGTGATCCTGGTCGACTGCCAGCCCTCGCTCGGCCTGCTCACCGTCAACGCGCTGACCGCGAGCCACGGCGTTCTGATCCCGCTCGCGTGCGAGTACTTCGCTCTTCGCGGCGTCGCGTTGCTCATCGAGACGATCGACAAGGTGCGCGACCGATTGAACCCGATGCTCGAGCTCGACGGAATCGTCGCCACCATGTACGACCCCCGGACGCTCCACGCCCGCGAGGTGCTCGAGCGGGTCGTCGATACGTTCGGCGACAAGGTCTTCGACACCGTCATCGGCCGCACCGTGAAGTTGCCGGACGCGCAGATCGCGGCGAAGAGCGTGCTCGACTACGCTCCGAGCAACTCCGCCGCTGAGGCGTACCTGCGGCTGTCACGCGAACTCGTCGAGCGGAAGCTCTGCGCGTAG
- a CDS encoding ScpA family protein has product MAAQQTEEGLGAGAAPGFHVTLDSFDGPFDLLLNLIGKHELDITEVSLSLVTDEFISYLSGLEGQGLVELDQASEFLVVAATLLDLKIASLLPQGEVVDADDVALLEARDLLFARLLQYRAFKQASDWFRGRLATEAARHPRQTPLDHQYRNRGPELVWTLSPEDFAAIATLAFTPREIPTVGLEHLHAPLVSIREQAAIVVSLLRTAGRQSFREMIAGVTEQGVIVARFLAILELYRRSAVTFEQLEPLGELTVTWTGEHWSDDDLATLGTDYD; this is encoded by the coding sequence ATGGCCGCGCAGCAGACGGAAGAAGGGCTGGGCGCGGGGGCCGCGCCCGGATTCCACGTCACCCTCGACTCATTCGACGGGCCGTTCGACCTGCTGCTCAACCTCATCGGCAAGCACGAGCTCGACATCACCGAGGTGTCGCTCAGCCTCGTGACGGACGAGTTCATCTCGTACCTCTCCGGTCTGGAAGGGCAGGGGCTCGTCGAACTTGACCAGGCCTCCGAGTTCCTCGTCGTGGCGGCCACGCTCCTCGACCTCAAGATCGCGAGCCTCCTCCCGCAGGGCGAGGTCGTCGACGCCGATGACGTCGCGCTGCTCGAAGCCAGGGATCTCCTGTTCGCCCGGTTGCTGCAGTACCGCGCCTTCAAACAGGCGAGCGACTGGTTCCGGGGCAGACTCGCGACCGAGGCCGCCAGGCATCCGCGGCAGACGCCGCTCGACCACCAGTACCGCAATCGCGGCCCCGAACTCGTGTGGACGCTCTCGCCCGAGGACTTCGCCGCCATCGCGACGCTGGCATTCACCCCGCGAGAGATCCCGACGGTCGGACTCGAGCACCTCCACGCGCCGCTCGTCTCGATCCGCGAGCAGGCGGCGATCGTCGTGTCCCTGCTCCGCACTGCCGGTCGGCAGTCGTTCCGTGAGATGATCGCCGGAGTGACCGAGCAGGGCGTCATCGTCGCGAGGTTCCTCGCGATCCTGGAACTCTACCGGCGATCCGCCGTCACGTTCGAACAACTCGAACCGCTCGGCGAGCTGACCGTGACGTGGACCGGTGAGCACTGGTCCGACGACGACCTCGCAACCCTGGGAACCGACTATGACTGA
- the scpB gene encoding SMC-Scp complex subunit ScpB, translating to MTEDVNTLETDTETDTESELDRVRSRHTLEQQLEAVLIVADEPLSAVALATATNRPVREVKRAVAALIADYDGGADGEPRGFELREVAGGFRFYVRASLDPVIADFVQQQSPAKLSQAALETLAVIAYRQPISRGAIASIRAVGVDSVVRTLVGRGLITEVGQDPETGAFLYGTTDELLRHLGIGSIEELPPISPLLDDGSDGFDAEGLHAAPSPVPSLDDAERSDA from the coding sequence ATGACTGAAGACGTGAACACGCTCGAGACCGATACCGAGACTGACACCGAGAGCGAGCTCGACCGCGTGCGCAGTCGGCACACGCTCGAGCAGCAGCTCGAGGCCGTGCTGATCGTCGCGGATGAGCCGCTCAGTGCCGTCGCGCTCGCCACCGCCACCAATCGTCCGGTGCGCGAGGTGAAGCGTGCGGTCGCGGCGCTCATCGCCGACTACGACGGCGGCGCCGACGGGGAGCCCAGGGGCTTCGAGTTGCGCGAGGTCGCCGGAGGGTTCCGCTTCTACGTCCGCGCGAGCCTCGACCCCGTCATCGCCGATTTCGTGCAGCAGCAGAGCCCGGCGAAGCTGTCGCAGGCCGCGCTCGAGACGCTCGCCGTCATCGCCTACCGGCAGCCCATCTCACGCGGAGCGATCGCCTCGATCCGCGCCGTCGGTGTCGACTCCGTTGTGCGCACACTGGTCGGGAGAGGACTCATCACCGAGGTCGGGCAGGACCCCGAAACAGGCGCCTTCCTGTACGGCACGACCGACGAGTTGCTGCGGCACCTCGGCATCGGTTCGATCGAGGAGCTGCCCCCGATCTCACCGCTGCTCGACGACGGCAGCGACGGCTTCGACGCGGAAGGGCTCCACGCTGCGCCCAGTCCCGTACCATCGCTCGACGACGCGGAACGGAGCGACGCGTGA
- a CDS encoding pseudouridine synthase — translation MSEAPQDQRPRLQKALAHAGVASRRACETLIASGRVEVNGEPVFELGSRIDIAHDEVRVDGVVVQLDVSKRYFMLNKPRGVVSTMSDEQGRPDLREFTDRFEERLYNVGRLDTDTSGLLILTNDGELAHALAHPKFGVEKTYIAKVRGRVTPAVIQRLRDGIELADGPIHADHAKILPGGRGASHSLVELTLHSGRNRIVRRMLAEVGHPVVELVRRRFGPLSLGTLGIGEMRELSSGERGALLSATQPSDGVTATGGRPGDGKGAKGMRGVAARGNPHGRGPRPDERGANTRRDEKGSDR, via the coding sequence GTGAGCGAAGCACCCCAGGATCAGAGGCCCCGCCTGCAGAAGGCGCTCGCCCACGCCGGTGTCGCCTCGCGGCGCGCGTGCGAGACGCTCATCGCCAGCGGCCGAGTCGAGGTGAACGGCGAACCCGTGTTCGAGCTGGGCAGCCGCATCGACATCGCGCACGACGAGGTGCGGGTCGACGGCGTCGTCGTGCAGCTCGACGTCTCCAAGCGTTACTTCATGCTGAACAAGCCGCGGGGCGTCGTCTCCACCATGAGCGACGAGCAGGGCCGACCCGACCTCCGCGAGTTCACCGACCGCTTCGAGGAGCGGCTGTACAACGTCGGCCGACTCGACACGGACACGAGCGGCCTGCTCATCCTCACCAACGACGGGGAGTTGGCCCACGCACTCGCGCACCCGAAATTCGGCGTCGAGAAGACCTATATCGCGAAGGTGCGCGGGCGGGTGACGCCCGCCGTGATCCAGCGGCTGCGCGACGGTATCGAACTCGCCGACGGGCCGATCCACGCGGATCACGCGAAGATTCTGCCTGGCGGCCGCGGCGCGAGCCACTCGCTCGTCGAGCTCACCCTCCACTCGGGTCGCAACCGCATCGTGCGCCGCATGCTCGCCGAAGTCGGGCACCCCGTCGTGGAACTGGTGCGGCGGCGCTTCGGTCCGCTCTCGCTCGGCACACTCGGCATCGGCGAGATGCGCGAACTCTCCTCGGGGGAGCGCGGGGCGCTGCTCAGTGCGACTCAACCGAGTGACGGCGTCACTGCCACCGGCGGACGGCCGGGGGACGGCAAGGGCGCGAAGGGCATGCGCGGCGTCGCCGCCCGTGGCAACCCGCACGGGCGAGGCCCGCGACCGGACGAACGCGGGGCGAACACCCGACGAGACGAGAAGGGCTCGGACCGATGA
- a CDS encoding prephenate dehydrogenase, which translates to MSEIRGARTARTAGPVHIVGAGLLGASVGLGLRELGVDVTLEDLSPTTVALAADYGAGRVREASDPEPALVVVATPPDVTADAVEAALARFTASTVTDVASVKLAPYKALRARGVDLTRYVGSHPMAGRERGGAIMARADLFTARPWIICRDGETPATSLALVEAVALDLGASPLEMTPEDHDRAVGVVSHLPQIVSSLLAGRLLPAADQAVGLAGQGLRDTTRIASSDPELWVQILTANRGPVVELLEGVQADLTALTGALRDTDAPGAKRAIAGFLADGNRGVARIPGKHGSSERFVRLTVLVDDQPGELGRLLTELGELGVNMEDLRLEHSPGAQIGFAEIAVLPEVVESARRDLTERGWRTL; encoded by the coding sequence ATGAGCGAAATCCGTGGAGCCCGTACCGCGCGTACCGCGGGACCCGTGCACATCGTGGGCGCCGGACTGCTCGGCGCCAGCGTCGGCCTCGGCCTGCGCGAACTCGGCGTCGATGTCACCCTCGAAGACCTGTCTCCGACCACCGTCGCGCTCGCCGCGGACTACGGAGCTGGGCGGGTACGGGAAGCCTCCGATCCCGAACCAGCGCTCGTCGTCGTGGCGACTCCGCCAGACGTCACCGCCGACGCAGTCGAAGCCGCGCTCGCGCGCTTCACCGCTTCCACCGTCACCGACGTCGCCAGCGTGAAACTCGCTCCGTACAAGGCGCTCCGAGCGCGCGGCGTCGACCTCACCCGCTACGTGGGGTCGCACCCGATGGCGGGGCGCGAGCGCGGCGGCGCCATCATGGCCCGCGCCGACCTCTTCACCGCGCGCCCGTGGATCATCTGCCGAGACGGTGAAACCCCGGCGACATCGCTCGCACTCGTGGAGGCCGTGGCACTCGACCTGGGAGCCTCGCCGCTCGAGATGACTCCCGAGGACCACGACCGCGCCGTCGGCGTCGTCTCCCACCTTCCCCAGATCGTCTCGAGCCTGCTCGCGGGGCGTCTGCTCCCCGCCGCTGACCAGGCCGTCGGACTCGCCGGGCAGGGCCTGCGCGACACGACGCGCATCGCATCGAGCGATCCGGAGCTCTGGGTGCAGATCCTCACCGCCAACCGCGGTCCCGTCGTCGAACTCCTCGAAGGGGTGCAGGCCGATCTCACCGCGCTAACGGGTGCCCTCCGAGACACTGACGCCCCCGGCGCGAAGCGCGCCATCGCGGGGTTCCTCGCGGACGGTAACCGCGGCGTCGCGCGGATCCCCGGTAAGCACGGCTCCTCCGAGCGGTTCGTGCGTCTCACGGTGCTCGTCGACGATCAACCCGGCGAACTCGGACGTCTGCTCACCGAACTCGGAGAGCTGGGGGTTAACATGGAAGACTTGCGCCTCGAGCACTCGCCGGGCGCCCAGATCGGCTTCGCCGAGATCGCGGTCCTTCCGGAAGTGGTCGAGAGCGCGAGGCGAGACCTCACCGAGCGCGGATGGAGAACGCTGTGA
- the cmk gene encoding (d)CMP kinase gives MENAVTDAPILVAIDGPAGSGKSSVSRAAAERLEFGILDTGAAYRALAWTALETGVDLDSAEAVADVLGSWRYETTLRGPQQVTVQVPDRSRSDVTTAIREPGISAQVSRVSKHSRVRDELNAMFRRIVAESGLPGVVIEGRDITTVVAPDAPVRILMTASPDVRAQRRAGELPGMTHEQVLADIEARDAKDALVVDFFTAAPGVTLIDTSDLDFDGSVDAVIDVVRGAQNELADSTSAANGDTP, from the coding sequence ATGGAGAACGCTGTGACCGACGCCCCGATCCTCGTCGCCATCGACGGGCCTGCCGGCAGCGGCAAGTCGAGCGTATCCCGCGCCGCAGCCGAGCGACTCGAGTTCGGCATCCTCGATACCGGCGCCGCCTATCGCGCACTTGCCTGGACCGCGCTCGAGACAGGGGTGGACCTGGACTCGGCCGAAGCAGTTGCTGACGTGCTCGGCTCGTGGCGCTACGAGACCACGCTGCGCGGGCCGCAGCAGGTCACGGTTCAGGTGCCGGATCGCAGCCGCTCGGATGTCACCACCGCCATCCGTGAACCGGGTATCAGCGCGCAGGTCAGCCGAGTGTCGAAGCACTCGCGCGTCCGCGACGAATTGAACGCCATGTTCCGCCGGATCGTCGCCGAGTCCGGGCTCCCCGGTGTGGTGATCGAGGGCCGCGACATCACCACGGTGGTGGCCCCGGACGCGCCGGTCCGAATCCTGATGACCGCCTCCCCTGACGTGCGCGCGCAGCGCCGCGCCGGTGAGCTCCCCGGCATGACCCACGAGCAAGTGCTCGCCGACATCGAAGCCCGCGACGCGAAAGATGCGCTCGTCGTCGACTTCTTCACCGCAGCGCCAGGCGTGACGCTCATCGACACGAGCGATCTCGATTTCGACGGCTCCGTCGACGCCGTGATCGACGTGGTCCGCGGCGCCCAGAACGAACTGGCGGACTCCACGTCCGCCGCGAACGGAGACACCCCATGA
- the der gene encoding ribosome biogenesis GTPase Der gives MTDQHTGPDGTDAEGAFDPSQIDENDVIVGGEYDAAFDSDDVTDEERLAAMRSNLEGYELEEEDAFLVNADGEFIGFTEPSAEALPVVAIVGRPNVGKSALVNRILGRREAVVEDVPGVTRDRVSYPAEWVGKRFTVVDTGGWEPDARGIDAAVAQQAEVAIELCDAVMFVVDSRVGPTATDEHVVGLLRRTNKPVFLVANKVDDAIQEPEAAALWSLGLGEPHPVSALHGRGVADLLDEVISALPDESAVAQPKLGGPRRVAILGRPNVGKSSLLNKAAGSERAVVSDIAGTTRDPIDEQVEIAGRVWTFVDTAGIRRRVHLQKGADFYASLRTSTALEKAEVAIVVLDVSEPISDQDLRIIDLVLESGRALVLAFNKWDLLDDDRRRYLEREIEQDLSHVDWAPRVNISARTGRHLEKLVPALETALESWDTRIPTGKFNAFVAELVQAHPHPLRGGKQPRILFGTQVQNRPPTFVLFTSGFLDPGYRRFIQRRLRERYGFEGSPLVINMRIREKRRR, from the coding sequence ATGACCGACCAGCACACCGGACCGGACGGGACCGACGCCGAGGGGGCGTTCGACCCGTCGCAGATCGACGAGAACGACGTGATCGTCGGCGGCGAATACGATGCGGCCTTCGACAGCGACGACGTGACCGACGAGGAGCGTCTCGCGGCCATGCGCTCGAACCTCGAGGGGTACGAGCTCGAGGAAGAAGACGCGTTCCTCGTGAACGCCGACGGCGAGTTCATCGGATTCACGGAGCCCTCGGCCGAGGCGCTGCCGGTCGTCGCCATCGTCGGACGCCCGAACGTCGGCAAGTCCGCGCTCGTGAACCGGATCCTCGGCCGCCGCGAGGCCGTCGTCGAGGACGTGCCTGGTGTCACTCGCGACCGCGTGAGCTACCCGGCCGAGTGGGTCGGCAAGCGCTTCACCGTCGTCGATACGGGCGGCTGGGAGCCCGATGCGCGCGGCATCGACGCCGCCGTCGCGCAGCAGGCGGAGGTCGCGATCGAGCTGTGCGACGCCGTGATGTTCGTGGTCGACTCCCGAGTCGGCCCGACCGCGACCGACGAGCACGTCGTCGGTCTTCTGCGCCGCACGAACAAGCCGGTTTTCCTGGTCGCCAACAAGGTCGACGACGCCATCCAGGAGCCTGAGGCCGCAGCGCTCTGGTCGCTCGGCCTCGGTGAGCCGCACCCCGTCTCGGCGCTGCACGGCCGCGGTGTTGCCGACCTGCTCGATGAGGTCATCTCCGCCCTGCCCGACGAGTCTGCGGTCGCGCAGCCGAAGCTCGGCGGGCCCCGCCGCGTCGCGATCCTCGGGCGACCGAACGTCGGCAAGTCGAGCCTGCTGAACAAGGCTGCCGGTTCCGAGCGCGCCGTCGTCAGCGACATCGCCGGCACCACGCGCGACCCGATCGACGAGCAGGTCGAGATCGCCGGGCGCGTGTGGACGTTCGTCGATACGGCGGGCATTCGCCGCAGGGTGCACCTGCAGAAGGGCGCGGACTTCTACGCTTCGCTGCGCACCTCGACGGCCCTCGAGAAGGCAGAGGTCGCGATCGTCGTGCTCGACGTCTCCGAGCCGATCAGCGATCAGGATCTGCGGATCATCGACCTTGTGCTCGAGTCGGGCCGGGCCCTCGTGCTCGCCTTCAACAAGTGGGATCTGCTCGACGATGATCGTCGCCGCTACCTCGAGCGCGAGATCGAACAGGATCTCTCGCACGTCGACTGGGCCCCTCGCGTCAACATCTCGGCCAGGACCGGGCGCCACCTCGAGAAGCTCGTGCCAGCGCTCGAGACCGCGCTCGAGTCGTGGGACACCCGCATTCCGACCGGCAAGTTCAACGCCTTCGTCGCCGAACTCGTGCAGGCTCATCCCCACCCCCTGCGTGGCGGTAAGCAGCCGCGCATCCTCTTCGGCACGCAGGTGCAGAACCGACCGCCGACGTTCGTGCTCTTCACATCCGGATTCCTGGATCCCGGTTACCGCCGCTTCATCCAGCGACGCCTGCGCGAGCGCTACGGATTCGAGGGGTCACCTCTCGTCATCAACATGCGCATTCGCGAGAAGCGGCGTCGATGA
- the trmB gene encoding tRNA (guanosine(46)-N7)-methyltransferase TrmB, whose translation MSQPLPPKNFDPSRYRDKPVSFVRRSGRMTPSQERAWEELRHGYLVDVPRGPAATSVADDAATDPAQLFGREAKLVVEVGSGQGHAILHAAEAHPETNFLAIEVFRAGLARTMIRAEQAGLANLKLAEANAPEVIERFLPSGSVDEIWVFFPDPWAKAKHHKRRLIAPDFAAIAHRALRPGGVLRLATDWEDYAVQMREVLDGAPGFDRGFDGEWAERFEGRVLTAFEKKGQDRGRSIRDLSYVRESL comes from the coding sequence ATGAGCCAGCCCCTTCCTCCGAAGAATTTCGACCCCTCGCGGTACCGGGACAAGCCGGTGTCGTTCGTGCGACGCAGCGGTCGCATGACGCCCTCCCAGGAGCGAGCGTGGGAGGAACTGCGTCACGGCTACCTCGTCGACGTGCCGCGCGGCCCTGCGGCGACCAGTGTCGCCGATGATGCAGCGACCGATCCCGCGCAGCTCTTCGGCCGCGAGGCGAAGCTCGTCGTCGAGGTCGGGTCGGGGCAGGGGCACGCGATCCTGCACGCGGCCGAGGCGCACCCCGAGACGAACTTCCTCGCGATCGAGGTGTTCCGCGCCGGCCTCGCCCGCACCATGATCCGCGCCGAGCAGGCAGGCCTCGCCAACCTGAAGCTGGCAGAGGCGAACGCGCCAGAGGTCATCGAGCGGTTTCTCCCCTCGGGCAGCGTCGACGAGATCTGGGTCTTCTTCCCCGACCCGTGGGCGAAGGCGAAGCACCACAAACGGCGCCTCATCGCGCCGGATTTCGCGGCGATCGCGCACCGCGCACTGCGCCCGGGAGGAGTGCTCCGCCTGGCCACGGACTGGGAGGACTACGCCGTGCAAATGCGCGAGGTGCTCGACGGCGCCCCGGGGTTCGACCGCGGCTTCGACGGCGAATGGGCCGAACGGTTCGAAGGCCGCGTGCTCACCGCCTTCGAGAAGAAGGGGCAGGATCGGGGCCGCTCGATCCGCGACCTCTCCTACGTGCGCGAGTCGCTCTGA
- a CDS encoding molybdenum cofactor biosynthesis protein B → MNRSGRHAVVIVASTSAAAGEADDTTGPVLRRWLQEREFETSAPVVVSDGAAVGAALREAIDAQPAVVLTTGGTGVSPSDRTPEETERIIDIHLPGIIEELRRVGAEQVPTAILTRGVAGFAGRTLVVNLPGSPGGVRDGLAVLDTVLEHALQQRAGVNPRDHHAHGARNRQSDSRT, encoded by the coding sequence GTGAACCGGTCGGGGCGGCACGCCGTCGTCATCGTCGCATCGACGAGCGCCGCCGCCGGCGAGGCGGACGATACGACGGGACCCGTGCTGCGCCGGTGGCTGCAGGAGCGGGAGTTCGAGACCTCGGCACCCGTCGTCGTCTCCGACGGCGCGGCTGTGGGTGCTGCCCTCCGCGAGGCCATCGACGCGCAGCCTGCCGTCGTGCTGACGACCGGCGGGACCGGTGTCTCCCCCAGCGACCGGACGCCTGAGGAGACCGAACGGATCATCGACATCCACCTCCCCGGCATCATCGAGGAGCTGCGCCGGGTCGGCGCCGAGCAGGTGCCGACCGCGATCCTCACCCGAGGGGTCGCCGGGTTCGCCGGCCGCACCCTCGTCGTGAACCTCCCCGGCTCACCCGGTGGCGTTCGGGACGGACTCGCGGTGCTCGACACCGTGCTCGAGCACGCGCTGCAGCAGCGCGCGGGCGTGAACCCGCGCGACCACCACGCGCACGGTGCGCGGAACCGTCAGAGCGACTCGCGCACGTAG
- the moaC gene encoding cyclic pyranopterin monophosphate synthase MoaC → MPEDRLTHLRADGSAHMVDVTEKATTKRTARAESVLVTRPDVVGQLMTGDLPKGEALGTARIAGIMAAKRTWELIPLCHPLPLTKLAIDFAAEDDRVRVTATVTTKGVTGVEMEALTASSVAALTLYDMIKAVDKHARITDTRVLAKSGGKSGDWSAE, encoded by the coding sequence ATGCCTGAAGATCGACTCACCCACCTCCGTGCCGACGGCAGCGCCCACATGGTCGACGTGACCGAGAAGGCGACGACGAAGCGCACCGCGCGCGCGGAGTCAGTACTCGTCACGCGCCCGGACGTCGTCGGCCAGCTGATGACGGGCGACCTGCCGAAGGGCGAAGCGCTCGGCACCGCCCGCATCGCCGGCATCATGGCGGCGAAGCGCACCTGGGAGCTCATCCCGCTGTGCCATCCGCTCCCCCTCACGAAGCTCGCGATCGACTTCGCGGCCGAAGACGATCGCGTCCGCGTCACCGCCACCGTCACCACCAAGGGAGTCACCGGTGTCGAGATGGAGGCGCTCACGGCATCGAGCGTGGCCGCGCTCACGCTCTACGACATGATCAAGGCCGTCGACAAGCACGCGCGCATCACCGACACCCGTGTACTCGCGAAGTCGGGCGGCAAGAGCGGCGACTGGAGCGCCGAGTGA
- the glp gene encoding gephyrin-like molybdotransferase Glp yields MGRPVVSVEAHLLSVAELLDPVVDRVRASDPELVSIGDPALAGRVVAEAVRTRIPLPPFDNSQMDGYAVRAQDLARASGQEHVALPIGVTTAAGDTPVHHVPGTASPVMTGAAIPIGADAVVPVERTLPAAFPALSRSGERFVPSDITFAAPVEPGTFIRSTAEDLADGAVIVDAGTVLTPTRIGALASAGVATAPVLRRVRVLVCTTGDELVESGALPPGRIHDANGPMLAALLRSTGAEVRLLHSDDRAEALRDLITVEAPRTDLLVTSGGISAGAYEVVRDALAPLGARFIGVAMQPGGPQGLGALEIPRAERPLPTLCFPGNPVSTVLSASLFLLPTLRELAGMPRESTTRVRPLAVDTHSPEHKLQLRRGIVEADGSVTPLPPGSHLLHDLAEADVIAQIPAGVAFAPAGTPVTTWRLHA; encoded by the coding sequence GTGGGTAGACCCGTGGTCTCCGTCGAAGCCCATCTCCTCAGCGTCGCCGAACTGCTGGACCCCGTCGTCGACAGGGTGCGCGCCTCCGACCCCGAACTCGTCTCGATCGGCGACCCCGCACTGGCCGGCCGGGTGGTCGCCGAGGCCGTGCGGACCCGGATCCCGCTCCCCCCGTTCGACAACTCCCAGATGGACGGGTACGCGGTGCGCGCCCAGGACCTCGCACGCGCGTCCGGGCAGGAGCACGTGGCACTCCCGATCGGGGTGACGACGGCGGCCGGGGACACTCCGGTGCACCACGTTCCGGGGACGGCGTCTCCCGTCATGACCGGCGCGGCGATTCCCATCGGCGCCGACGCCGTCGTGCCGGTCGAGCGCACCCTGCCGGCCGCCTTCCCCGCCCTCAGTCGTTCGGGCGAGCGCTTCGTGCCGAGCGACATCACCTTCGCCGCTCCGGTCGAACCGGGCACCTTCATCCGCAGTACCGCCGAGGACCTCGCCGACGGAGCCGTCATCGTCGACGCCGGCACCGTGTTGACCCCGACCCGCATCGGAGCGCTGGCTTCGGCCGGCGTCGCGACGGCACCGGTGCTGCGACGCGTGAGGGTGCTCGTCTGCACGACCGGTGACGAACTCGTCGAATCGGGCGCCCTGCCACCCGGGCGAATCCACGACGCCAACGGCCCGATGCTCGCCGCGCTGCTCCGATCGACGGGGGCCGAGGTTCGGCTGCTCCACAGCGACGACCGCGCCGAAGCTCTCCGCGACCTCATCACCGTCGAGGCCCCGCGCACCGATCTCCTCGTCACCTCGGGAGGGATCAGCGCAGGCGCGTACGAGGTCGTGCGCGATGCGCTCGCTCCACTCGGAGCCCGCTTCATCGGCGTCGCCATGCAGCCCGGCGGGCCCCAGGGACTCGGCGCACTGGAGATTCCCCGCGCGGAACGGCCGCTTCCCACCCTGTGCTTTCCTGGCAACCCGGTCAGCACCGTTCTCTCCGCGTCGCTGTTCCTGTTGCCGACGCTCCGCGAACTCGCCGGCATGCCCAGGGAGTCGACGACCCGTGTGCGGCCGCTCGCCGTGGACACCCACTCCCCCGAGCACAAACTCCAGCTGCGCCGGGGCATCGTCGAGGCGGACGGCAGCGTCACGCCTCTGCCGCCCGGTTCGCACCTGCTCCACGACCTCGCCGAGGCCGATGTGATCGCGCAAATCCCCGCCGGGGTCGCGTTCGCACCCGCCGGCACCCCCGTCACCACCTGGAGGCTCCATGCCTGA
- a CDS encoding MoaD/ThiS family protein, whose amino-acid sequence MSQITVRYFAAAAEAAGVAEEQIDLGPAPSLDRLRAHLSERYGTDMARVLRAGSFLVDGTVRRDGGALLEASPVVDVLPPFAGG is encoded by the coding sequence ATGTCGCAGATCACCGTGAGATATTTCGCCGCTGCGGCGGAGGCTGCCGGCGTCGCGGAGGAGCAGATCGACCTCGGTCCTGCCCCGTCGCTCGACCGTCTGCGGGCCCACCTCTCCGAGCGCTACGGAACGGACATGGCGCGTGTACTGCGTGCCGGGTCGTTCCTCGTCGACGGTACCGTCCGTCGCGACGGCGGCGCGCTGCTCGAGGCCTCGCCCGTCGTCGACGTGCTCCCCCCGTTCGCGGGTGGGTAG